In Afipia sp. GAS231, a single window of DNA contains:
- a CDS encoding trimeric intracellular cation channel family protein, translating into MWNLPPSDTVLHLLSYVALTAQAMTAALAAGRRSMDWAGVCMLGCITALGGGTIRDVLLGHYPLVWVQNPSYLALTAIAAFATILIARIVHRLNLAFLVLDAIGLVVFTMAGCDVAWQVNASLPIVIVAGMITGCAGGVLRDILCNDVPLLFRSELYASVSVATGLFYATAFGLKLNDELWTALTFAFGLTLRLLAIRYKWEMPKFVFEDKR; encoded by the coding sequence ATGTGGAACCTGCCGCCCAGCGATACCGTGCTGCATTTGCTGTCCTATGTCGCCCTGACCGCGCAGGCGATGACGGCCGCATTGGCGGCGGGGCGGCGCAGCATGGATTGGGCCGGCGTCTGCATGCTGGGTTGCATTACCGCGCTCGGCGGCGGCACCATCAGAGACGTGCTGCTCGGCCATTATCCGCTGGTCTGGGTGCAGAACCCGTCCTATCTGGCGCTGACGGCAATCGCCGCCTTCGCGACCATCCTGATCGCACGGATCGTGCACCGGCTGAACCTGGCGTTCCTGGTACTCGATGCGATCGGGCTCGTGGTGTTCACCATGGCCGGCTGCGATGTCGCCTGGCAGGTCAACGCGTCGCTGCCGATCGTGATCGTGGCGGGCATGATCACCGGCTGCGCCGGCGGCGTGCTGCGCGACATCCTCTGCAACGACGTGCCGCTGCTGTTTCGCAGCGAGCTCTACGCCAGCGTCTCGGTCGCGACCGGGCTGTTCTACGCCACCGCCTTCGGTCTCAAATTGAATGACGAACTCTGGACCGCGCTGACCTTCGCGTTCGGCCTGACGCTGCGGCTGTTGGCCATCCGCTACAAATGGGAAATGCCCAAGTTTGTCTTCGAGGATAAGCGCTGA